In a single window of the Leptospira barantonii genome:
- a CDS encoding DUF370 domain-containing protein, producing MSQFSVLNVGFGNIVLVSKIVGIIHSDSASAKRIRNEAKSNNSLIDATQGKKTRSIIVTDSNHLILSNLRVESLTKRIESSDNSIASEEEDLD from the coding sequence ATGTCCCAGTTTAGCGTATTGAACGTAGGATTCGGGAATATCGTTCTGGTTTCTAAGATCGTCGGCATCATTCATTCGGATTCCGCATCGGCGAAAAGAATCCGCAACGAAGCTAAGAGCAACAACAGTTTGATCGACGCCACTCAGGGTAAAAAAACCCGTTCGATCATCGTGACCGACAGCAATCATCTCATTCTTTCCAACTTGAGAGTGGAATCTCTCACTAAAAGAATCGAATCCAGCGACAACTCGATCGCTTCCGAAGAGGAAGACTTAGACTGA
- a CDS encoding guanylate kinase, translating into MNSPKLFVLSSVAGGGKSTLIQKLREKHPEILFSISCTTRAPRPGDKEGVTYFFLSKEEFEKGISDSAFLEWALVHDQYYGTPLKFIDEAFAKGSSVIMDIDVQGAKIIKEKLPDKIVTIFILPPSEVEWEKRLRGRGTDSEENILKRIRNGKTELERQNEFDYKIVNDRLDNALEDLERIILGGSR; encoded by the coding sequence CTGAATTCTCCGAAACTTTTCGTTCTTTCCTCCGTTGCCGGAGGAGGGAAGTCGACTCTCATTCAAAAACTCAGGGAAAAACATCCCGAAATTCTTTTTTCGATTTCGTGTACGACCCGCGCGCCGCGTCCGGGCGACAAAGAGGGCGTAACGTATTTTTTTCTTTCCAAAGAGGAATTCGAAAAGGGAATTTCCGATTCGGCGTTTTTGGAATGGGCTTTGGTTCACGATCAATACTACGGAACCCCTCTGAAGTTTATCGACGAGGCATTTGCGAAAGGTTCTTCCGTGATCATGGACATAGACGTTCAAGGTGCGAAGATCATCAAAGAAAAACTTCCCGATAAGATCGTTACGATTTTTATTCTTCCTCCAAGCGAAGTAGAATGGGAAAAACGTCTTCGTGGAAGAGGAACCGATTCGGAGGAGAATATTCTCAAAAGAATCCGAAACGGTAAGACCGAGCTCGAACGTCAGAATGAATTCGATTATAAAATCGTAAACGACCGTTTGGACAACGCCCTGGAAGATCTGGAAAGAATCATCTTGGGCGGTTCGAGGTAG
- a CDS encoding GNAT family N-acetyltransferase produces the protein MKIPEAWPTFPEAFQISDLDSRTDESEKENPWGGYFFVNSTAKSLIGNGGYTGAPNSTNSVEIGYEIAPEFWNQGYATLAVNQLIEFAFKQPNVFQVKATTLCEENASNSVLKKCGMKFLSEEPNDELGKIWIFGISKTEFDSGAL, from the coding sequence GTGAAGATTCCAGAAGCGTGGCCGACATTTCCGGAGGCCTTTCAAATTTCCGATTTAGATTCAAGAACGGATGAATCAGAGAAAGAGAATCCTTGGGGCGGATATTTTTTTGTAAACTCGACCGCCAAAAGTTTGATTGGAAACGGCGGTTATACGGGAGCTCCGAATTCCACAAATTCGGTGGAAATCGGCTATGAGATCGCTCCCGAATTTTGGAATCAAGGATACGCGACTCTTGCGGTGAATCAGTTGATCGAATTCGCATTCAAACAACCGAATGTTTTTCAAGTAAAGGCGACGACCTTGTGTGAAGAAAACGCTTCGAACTCCGTTTTAAAAAAATGTGGTATGAAATTCTTATCCGAAGAACCGAACGACGAGCTTGGAAAAATATGGATCTTTGGAATTTCTAAGACCGAGTTCGATTCAGGGGCCTTGTAG
- a CDS encoding TOBE domain-containing protein, whose translation MKFEFRFFAILIALLSFGASAPSLFAKKKTNSAPPKVSGYELVSNPSAAFGKTIQISGTVSEILYKGNSIRFVVYFSGKPVALDSDSPSLISNVQIGSSVSVCGFYLKDRELKANGVPTTMPFILVDSPDCR comes from the coding sequence ATGAAATTTGAATTTAGATTTTTTGCAATTTTAATCGCCTTATTGTCGTTCGGCGCGAGCGCGCCTTCTTTGTTCGCCAAGAAAAAAACGAATTCCGCTCCGCCAAAGGTAAGCGGTTACGAACTCGTCTCCAATCCTTCCGCGGCTTTCGGCAAAACGATTCAAATCTCGGGGACTGTTTCCGAAATTCTTTATAAGGGAAATTCCATCCGATTCGTCGTTTATTTTTCCGGAAAACCGGTGGCTCTCGATTCGGATTCTCCTTCCTTGATCTCCAATGTTCAAATCGGAAGTAGCGTTTCCGTCTGCGGTTTTTATTTAAAGGACCGAGAATTGAAAGCGAACGGAGTTCCGACCACGATGCCGTTCATTCTGGTGGATTCTCCGGATTGCAGATAA
- a CDS encoding periplasmic-type flagellar collar protein FlbB, with translation MASLSDKARATYLVLLILFLLGIGFFVFDYFQIINATEIFPFLRKEPALVNQDNESPTELQKLEFSKAQDRFAEELDELEKRKAELLTEKGRLEAEMEKLEEMRKGLIAKEKEMKSSDAEKNSRQKLVKVLADKVGNMPPDSAVGMLVNWPDGDIIDVFIQMDKDAEDDGRPTITTYLLTLFPADRRAMITNKWLSRSGGIKTPGIPDDAVEANP, from the coding sequence ATGGCATCGTTAAGCGACAAGGCAAGAGCTACTTATCTCGTTCTACTCATTCTATTCTTATTGGGAATCGGATTCTTCGTTTTCGATTATTTTCAAATCATCAACGCGACCGAAATTTTTCCGTTTCTTCGCAAGGAACCGGCGCTCGTAAACCAAGACAACGAATCTCCCACGGAACTTCAGAAGCTCGAGTTCTCCAAAGCTCAGGATCGATTCGCGGAAGAATTGGACGAGCTCGAAAAAAGAAAGGCCGAACTTTTGACGGAAAAGGGAAGACTCGAAGCCGAAATGGAAAAACTCGAGGAAATGCGCAAGGGTCTGATCGCAAAGGAAAAGGAAATGAAGTCCTCCGATGCGGAAAAGAACAGCCGTCAAAAACTCGTAAAGGTTCTTGCAGACAAAGTGGGAAACATGCCTCCGGATTCCGCGGTAGGAATGCTCGTGAACTGGCCTGACGGAGATATCATAGACGTATTCATTCAAATGGATAAGGACGCGGAAGACGACGGTAGACCGACGATCACAACATATCTCTTAACCCTTTTTCCTGCGGATCGTAGAGCCATGATTACGAATAAGTGGCTGAGCAGATCCGGCGGAATCAAAACCCCCGGCATACCAGACGACGCGGTCGAAGCCAATCCTTAA
- the fliJ gene encoding flagellar export protein FliJ — protein MKRFQFNLEPVLNLRKKKEDEKLKAFSLVAGEINQIRNSILENEKQIDFLTGESVSLHGASLRDYQLHQGYIRSLITQNENLESDIETRKPELDAKRAELILAQKDRKILEILKENQYKTYRKLYFKKEKFELEEHYNQLKSIQWREIRESSKPEPAPRVFTYDTGSSVESANDDSGASELKKLYDRFKK, from the coding sequence TTGAAACGTTTTCAATTCAATCTAGAACCCGTCTTGAATCTTCGTAAGAAAAAAGAAGACGAAAAATTAAAGGCGTTCTCTCTTGTTGCCGGAGAAATCAATCAGATCCGCAATTCCATTCTGGAAAACGAAAAACAAATCGATTTTCTCACGGGAGAATCCGTTTCTCTTCACGGAGCTTCCTTAAGAGATTATCAACTCCATCAGGGTTATATCCGTTCCCTCATCACTCAAAACGAAAATCTGGAATCGGACATCGAAACCAGAAAGCCGGAACTCGACGCGAAAAGAGCGGAGTTGATTCTCGCTCAAAAAGACCGCAAGATTCTGGAGATTCTCAAAGAGAATCAGTACAAAACATACAGAAAGTTATACTTCAAAAAAGAAAAGTTCGAACTCGAAGAACATTACAATCAGCTAAAATCGATCCAATGGAGAGAAATACGTGAATCTTCCAAACCTGAACCGGCTCCGAGAGTCTTTACATACGATACGGGATCAAGCGTCGAATCCGCAAACGACGACTCAGGGGCTTCAGAGCTTAAAAAACTCTACGACCGATTCAAAAAGTGA
- the fliI gene encoding flagellar protein export ATPase FliI, which yields MIEKKFHEKVDVMSKYFLIMDRTETIRKSGKVIRVSGNVIYSEGPPDSKIGELMDVQKSGKEGYLQCEIVGFEGHVYTLMPLGPVEGIYPEAFVFSSGRKLAIPVGKELLGRVLNGVGRPIDKKGHIITKEERPPDNEVPNPLDRPIIRDILMTGVRAIDGILTIGRGQRVGIFSGSGVGKSSLLGMIARYTDADVNVIALVGERGREVNEFIELDLGKEGLQKSIVLAATSDAPKMEQVNCALLATSIAEYFRDQGKHVNLMMDSLTRFAQANREISASNHEPPITRGFSSSVFSKLAKLVERSGTSKSGGTITGFYTVLTEADEMEDPIADAVRGYIDGHIILSRKLAERNHYPAVDVPASLSRVMARIAPEDQNLRAGMIRELISVYNSAEELIRLNAYVSGSDPRVDLAIRKKDQIDRYLKQKIQERSTYSQALKGLKDVLDDEQEEEEF from the coding sequence ATGATTGAAAAGAAGTTTCATGAGAAAGTGGACGTAATGTCCAAATACTTCCTGATAATGGATCGAACCGAAACGATCCGAAAATCGGGGAAGGTCATTCGAGTTTCCGGAAACGTAATCTATTCCGAAGGTCCACCCGATTCGAAAATCGGCGAACTCATGGACGTTCAAAAAAGCGGGAAAGAAGGTTATCTCCAATGTGAGATCGTGGGCTTTGAAGGTCACGTTTATACGCTCATGCCCCTCGGTCCCGTGGAAGGAATTTATCCGGAAGCATTCGTATTTTCCTCGGGACGCAAATTGGCGATCCCCGTCGGAAAAGAATTGCTCGGTCGGGTCTTAAACGGCGTCGGAAGACCGATCGATAAAAAAGGTCATATCATCACAAAGGAAGAACGCCCACCCGACAACGAGGTTCCGAATCCTTTGGATCGTCCGATCATTCGGGACATTCTCATGACCGGGGTTCGGGCCATCGATGGGATCCTCACGATCGGAAGAGGACAACGCGTCGGGATTTTTTCCGGCTCTGGCGTCGGTAAGTCGAGCTTACTCGGAATGATCGCGCGTTATACCGACGCGGACGTAAACGTGATCGCGCTCGTCGGAGAACGCGGACGAGAAGTAAACGAATTCATAGAACTCGATCTTGGTAAAGAAGGTCTTCAAAAATCCATCGTTCTCGCGGCAACCTCGGACGCGCCTAAGATGGAACAGGTCAACTGCGCCCTACTCGCCACTTCCATCGCCGAATACTTCCGCGATCAAGGAAAACACGTGAACCTCATGATGGATTCTTTGACAAGGTTCGCACAGGCCAACCGGGAAATTTCGGCGTCCAATCACGAGCCTCCGATCACGAGAGGATTCAGTTCATCCGTTTTTTCTAAATTAGCAAAACTTGTTGAACGTTCGGGAACATCCAAATCCGGCGGAACGATCACCGGTTTTTATACGGTTCTTACCGAGGCGGACGAGATGGAAGATCCGATCGCGGACGCGGTGCGCGGTTATATAGACGGTCATATCATTCTCAGCAGAAAACTCGCGGAAAGAAATCATTATCCCGCAGTCGACGTTCCCGCTTCTTTGTCCAGGGTTATGGCGAGAATCGCTCCCGAAGATCAGAACCTAAGGGCGGGAATGATCCGAGAACTGATCAGCGTTTATAATTCCGCGGAAGAATTGATCCGCTTGAACGCGTATGTTTCCGGTTCCGATCCGAGAGTGGATCTTGCGATCCGCAAGAAGGATCAGATCGATCGTTATCTGAAACAAAAGATTCAGGAACGGAGTACGTATTCTCAGGCGTTGAAAGGATTGAAAGACGTTTTAGACGACGAACAGGAAGAAGAGGAATTCTAA
- the fliH gene encoding flagellar assembly protein FliH: MAKLVFKPIQIADIKDQVELAIPDKYKKFHRDEDAEEFEVDQEGNIIEQYQGPSIEEIEAELSRYREENEEQVRKLLEDARRKAEEIEEEGRKRAFQMIQDSKEKVKLEEDTGKAKAEQILDRAKMEVERMIKEAEMKVAEIEHEAYLKGYDAGREVGFKKGQGEVRRLIDRLGTIVGKAIDIREEIIQASEKQMVEMILIIARKVIKDEIIERKEIVLNNIREALKRIKDRDRVDIRVNFADLELTTAHKDELIKLMESLRKVNIYEDSRVDRGGVIIETDVGAIDARISTQLKEIEEAIRNAEPI, from the coding sequence ATGGCCAAACTCGTCTTTAAACCGATTCAAATCGCCGATATCAAGGACCAAGTAGAATTAGCGATTCCTGATAAATACAAAAAATTCCACAGAGATGAGGACGCCGAAGAGTTCGAGGTAGACCAAGAAGGAAATATCATCGAACAATACCAAGGCCCGTCGATCGAAGAGATCGAAGCCGAGCTGAGTCGTTACCGCGAAGAGAACGAGGAACAGGTTCGTAAACTTCTCGAAGACGCAAGAAGAAAGGCGGAAGAGATCGAAGAAGAAGGACGCAAACGCGCCTTCCAGATGATCCAAGACTCCAAAGAAAAAGTTAAATTAGAGGAAGACACCGGTAAGGCCAAAGCCGAACAGATTCTCGATCGCGCGAAGATGGAAGTCGAGAGAATGATCAAAGAAGCCGAGATGAAGGTCGCGGAGATCGAACACGAGGCATACTTAAAAGGTTATGACGCGGGCCGAGAAGTCGGTTTTAAAAAAGGTCAGGGAGAAGTAAGACGTCTCATCGACCGTCTCGGAACCATCGTCGGTAAGGCGATCGACATCCGTGAGGAAATCATTCAAGCTTCCGAGAAACAGATGGTAGAGATGATTCTCATCATCGCTCGTAAAGTCATCAAGGACGAGATCATCGAAAGAAAGGAAATCGTTCTCAACAATATTAGAGAAGCCTTAAAAAGAATCAAAGACCGCGACCGCGTGGACATTCGAGTCAACTTCGCGGACTTGGAACTTACGACCGCACACAAGGACGAACTTATCAAACTTATGGAATCTCTTCGCAAGGTCAATATCTACGAAGATTCTCGGGTGGATCGGGGCGGTGTTATCATCGAAACCGACGTGGGGGCGATCGACGCGAGAATTTCCACTCAGCTCAAAGAAATCGAGGAAGCGATTCGGAATGCGGAGCCGATCTAA
- a CDS encoding FliG C-terminal domain-containing protein encodes MNSLSSRQNRAGSLLRILGEHLPPEVYQHLGPEATGKLLETFHKTGKPDSKEERAVLSSFLNSLSKIQKEESIDPESMNLIRELEALLREEKEERDLLQELKSKTPVEISRIVSGEKPGMIALVLCFANPDSAAAVLNDFPEAMKEEILIQIHDLDLSSEYEKNRLERFLKFKLEALALEDKSLPIHNPMGKKAADLLGRLQPGDSQKIFDRIREKRPGFAENIIEHFFRMEDLLFLEREPLNRFFSSFHPIVLACALKGTETEVQVAILEKLEPALSSSIRLESDSMGPISLAEMETAQNGILERLRDEIEEGSIKFWRAT; translated from the coding sequence ATGAATTCCCTGTCCTCCAGACAAAACAGAGCGGGAAGTCTTCTCCGGATCTTGGGAGAACATCTCCCTCCGGAAGTCTACCAGCACTTAGGTCCGGAAGCGACGGGGAAACTTCTCGAGACGTTTCACAAAACCGGGAAACCGGATTCGAAAGAAGAGAGAGCGGTTCTCTCTTCTTTCTTAAACTCTCTCTCCAAAATTCAAAAAGAAGAAAGTATCGATCCGGAGAGTATGAATCTCATCCGAGAACTCGAAGCGCTTCTTCGAGAAGAAAAGGAAGAAAGAGACCTTCTTCAAGAATTAAAGTCAAAAACCCCGGTTGAGATTTCAAGAATCGTTTCCGGCGAAAAACCGGGCATGATCGCCTTGGTTCTTTGTTTTGCAAATCCGGACTCTGCCGCCGCGGTGTTAAACGACTTCCCGGAAGCGATGAAAGAGGAAATTCTCATCCAGATCCACGATCTGGACCTTTCGAGCGAATACGAAAAGAATCGCTTGGAACGTTTTTTGAAGTTCAAACTCGAGGCTTTGGCCTTAGAAGACAAAAGTCTTCCGATTCATAACCCGATGGGCAAGAAGGCCGCGGATCTTTTGGGGCGATTGCAACCCGGAGATTCTCAAAAAATCTTCGATCGGATCCGCGAGAAGCGCCCCGGTTTTGCCGAAAATATAATTGAACACTTCTTTCGGATGGAAGATCTGTTATTCTTGGAAAGAGAACCGTTGAATCGGTTCTTTTCTTCCTTCCATCCGATCGTCCTCGCGTGCGCGCTGAAAGGTACGGAAACGGAAGTTCAGGTCGCCATTCTTGAAAAACTGGAACCGGCGCTCTCTTCTTCCATCCGTCTGGAATCCGATTCCATGGGTCCTATCAGTCTCGCCGAAATGGAAACGGCTCAGAACGGAATCTTAGAAAGACTCCGGGACGAAATCGAGGAAGGAAGTATCAAATTTTGGAGAGCGACTTAA
- the fliF gene encoding flagellar basal-body MS-ring/collar protein FliF, protein MPEQLQKILNNVREFFTTLDTTKKLILGGVGLTVLIAIGILSTISLQKNRVVLFKDLTSKDFAEVTKKLDSLGYEYGSSDTSVVTVDPEQRQEIVTKLAQENLIPAGVQGWELFNVDKFTETQFDKDIKKYRALKGAIEQSLMTLRSVDKAYVNIAFPEDELFTSNASPVKASVILHYIPGVESLSRKEVKGIVNLVSRAVPKLKPENVSVADADGKIVSDFEEDLEKERLELRIVQEKLRIGEEQRIQRLIDMRNTLRWLLGGEERVDITRFEYNLNWDKESYKDNSVSPVVAIPDNPNTPYSELKLVDGYSLKVSSKETKEDFKGRGFTPDGPAGTEPNIPPGYKDTDYQKSEYSKSENINNYEFNRRVSEVQKQPWKVEKVNLSVVIDGMWEKKEREDGTGYDRKYVPVSDDELRQIRKNLEAAVGIDKARGDQISVITIPKDRSAQFAAEDEELRKQKAIRQMIIASLIIILLLIVSILVYRAVKKEIARRRRLREEELAAQQQMMREAALRVMDEGGAEVELSLDEKYRRELLENAINLAREKPEEVAQLLRTWLSEEEAS, encoded by the coding sequence ATGCCTGAGCAGTTACAGAAAATCTTAAACAACGTCCGGGAATTTTTTACTACCCTGGATACGACCAAAAAGCTTATACTCGGTGGAGTGGGCTTAACCGTTTTGATCGCGATCGGAATTCTTTCCACGATCTCGCTTCAAAAGAACCGTGTGGTTCTGTTTAAGGACTTAACGAGCAAGGACTTCGCCGAGGTGACCAAAAAATTGGATTCCCTCGGTTATGAATACGGCTCATCCGATACGAGCGTCGTCACGGTCGATCCGGAACAAAGACAGGAGATCGTAACCAAACTCGCACAGGAGAATTTAATTCCTGCGGGAGTTCAAGGTTGGGAACTTTTCAACGTGGATAAATTCACCGAGACACAGTTCGACAAGGACATCAAAAAGTATCGCGCATTAAAAGGTGCGATCGAACAATCCTTGATGACTCTTCGCTCCGTGGATAAAGCCTACGTCAACATCGCATTTCCCGAAGACGAACTTTTCACATCGAACGCGTCTCCCGTTAAGGCTTCCGTTATCCTCCACTACATTCCCGGAGTAGAATCTCTTTCCAGAAAAGAAGTCAAAGGGATCGTAAACTTGGTTTCCAGAGCGGTTCCTAAGTTAAAACCCGAAAACGTAAGCGTCGCCGACGCGGACGGTAAAATCGTCAGCGACTTCGAAGAGGATTTGGAAAAGGAAAGACTCGAACTCAGAATCGTTCAGGAAAAACTGAGAATCGGAGAAGAACAAAGAATCCAAAGATTAATCGACATGAGAAACACACTTCGTTGGTTGCTCGGCGGCGAAGAAAGAGTCGATATTACACGTTTTGAATATAACTTAAATTGGGACAAAGAATCCTACAAAGACAACTCCGTTTCACCGGTTGTCGCGATTCCCGATAACCCAAACACTCCTTATTCCGAATTGAAACTTGTGGACGGATATTCTTTGAAAGTTTCCTCCAAAGAAACCAAAGAAGACTTCAAAGGTAGAGGATTTACTCCGGACGGACCTGCGGGAACCGAGCCGAACATTCCTCCGGGATACAAGGACACCGACTATCAAAAATCGGAATATAGCAAATCCGAAAACATCAACAACTACGAATTCAACAGAAGAGTTTCCGAAGTTCAAAAACAACCTTGGAAAGTGGAGAAGGTAAATCTCTCCGTTGTCATCGACGGTATGTGGGAAAAGAAAGAAAGAGAGGACGGAACCGGTTACGACCGCAAATACGTTCCGGTTTCCGACGATGAACTCAGACAGATTCGTAAAAACCTCGAAGCCGCAGTCGGTATCGACAAGGCGAGAGGGGATCAAATTTCCGTAATCACGATTCCAAAAGACAGATCGGCTCAGTTCGCGGCGGAAGACGAAGAACTCCGCAAGCAGAAAGCGATTCGTCAGATGATCATCGCATCCTTAATCATCATTCTTCTGTTGATCGTAAGCATCCTGGTTTACAGAGCGGTTAAGAAAGAAATCGCAAGAAGAAGAAGACTCAGAGAAGAAGAACTTGCGGCTCAACAACAGATGATGAGAGAAGCGGCTCTCCGAGTCATGGACGAAGGCGGAGCCGAAGTCGAACTTTCTCTGGACGAAAAATACAGAAGAGAACTTCTCGAAAACGCGATCAACCTCGCAAGGGAAAAACCGGAAGAAGTCGCACAACTTCTCAGAACATGGCTCTCTGAAGAGGAAGCGAGCTGA
- a CDS encoding M23 family metallopeptidase produces the protein MYNSFDFSKLKNWKVKVVLTALLVSVSAIAAPSAYGNLGSEVDFIDFGRWTTAPFSYSVSSSFSTEYGGFNLFDSDPNSHWYSSNRPGSEWIIVDFGSKRLINGLEITVPLFRKERAVKKYEIQVLIRDDWRTIFTNQNVDLINFHKLENLDASVLRIYFPDTTERGVVISDLKLFLNQRLLNGIEPRLRGYTFPVPGGLIPSFDFQLPNAPRVYRNGVHKGIDIYKKKDADGQIRNLNFQDEAVAPADGIIVRADQSYSPMTLADYEYHTAQSQKGTVTYVEKDFGGRQVWIDHGHGVMTSFNHLSSIRKNVKLGDKVKQGEVIGNVGNSGLIEEAKGSADNVHLHFEIWVDGEFFGNGVAPAQVRKLLQFFFKRSGID, from the coding sequence ATGTATAATTCATTCGATTTTTCTAAATTAAAAAATTGGAAGGTAAAGGTCGTATTAACGGCCCTACTCGTTTCCGTTTCCGCGATCGCCGCCCCTTCCGCGTACGGGAACCTGGGTTCCGAAGTGGACTTTATCGATTTTGGACGATGGACCACGGCTCCGTTCAGCTATTCGGTTTCGTCTTCCTTTTCCACGGAGTACGGCGGTTTTAATCTTTTCGATTCCGATCCGAATTCTCATTGGTATTCCTCCAATCGACCGGGAAGCGAATGGATCATCGTGGACTTCGGTTCCAAACGACTCATCAACGGTTTGGAAATCACGGTTCCGTTGTTTCGTAAGGAAAGGGCCGTAAAAAAATACGAAATCCAGGTTTTGATCCGGGACGACTGGAGAACCATATTCACAAATCAGAATGTGGATTTGATCAATTTTCATAAGCTGGAGAATTTGGACGCTTCCGTTTTGAGAATCTACTTTCCCGATACGACCGAACGTGGTGTCGTCATCAGCGATCTGAAACTTTTTCTCAATCAAAGACTTTTGAACGGAATCGAACCCAGACTCAGAGGTTATACATTTCCAGTTCCGGGCGGACTCATTCCGAGTTTCGACTTTCAACTTCCGAACGCACCCCGAGTCTATCGCAACGGGGTTCATAAGGGAATCGATATATACAAAAAGAAAGATGCGGACGGTCAGATCCGAAACCTAAACTTTCAGGATGAAGCGGTCGCTCCTGCGGACGGAATCATAGTTCGTGCGGATCAATCCTATTCTCCCATGACGCTTGCCGACTACGAATATCATACCGCTCAATCCCAAAAAGGAACCGTAACCTACGTGGAAAAGGATTTCGGCGGAAGACAGGTTTGGATCGATCACGGACACGGTGTTATGACGAGCTTCAATCATTTGTCTTCGATTCGAAAGAACGTCAAACTCGGAGACAAGGTGAAACAGGGAGAAGTCATCGGTAACGTCGGAAACTCGGGTTTGATCGAAGAAGCGAAAGGTTCTGCGGATAACGTTCATCTCCATTTCGAAATCTGGGTCGACGGTGAATTTTTCGGAAACGGAGTCGCACCGGCTCAAGTACGGAAACTGCTTCAATTCTTTTTCAAAAGAAGCGGCATAGACTAA
- a CDS encoding N-acetylneuraminate synthase family protein encodes MTFKKEFSLSSDLRVGSEHPPIVVAEIGLNHNNDEEVGKRTIAAAKKAGAQAVKFQSYVTEEFIDVHNPDAKILVDIFKKYELSETTHKKFQKAAQDEGLVFFSTPLCVSSLHLLANLKVPAIKIASGDVTNKTLLEETARTKLPVILSSGAADFFELSRAISFLEQEGTDKLCLLHCVSLYPTPPEKANLKVVETFKNLYTFPVGFSDHTAGSIAASVAVSLGASMIEKHFTLDKNLDGPDHGISANPEELKAVCENALIAWKMKGNGEKKPWPDEVNGRFFGRRALYADAKGAPIALRPDLTQKDKQYLDSWETEKTNRLKAEPGKPFHV; translated from the coding sequence ATGACATTTAAAAAAGAATTCTCACTTTCCTCGGATCTGCGAGTCGGTTCCGAACATCCTCCGATCGTAGTCGCGGAAATCGGCCTCAATCACAACAACGACGAAGAGGTCGGCAAACGCACCATCGCCGCCGCAAAAAAAGCCGGGGCGCAAGCCGTTAAGTTTCAATCCTACGTAACGGAAGAATTTATAGACGTTCACAATCCGGACGCCAAGATCCTCGTGGATATATTCAAAAAATATGAACTATCCGAAACGACCCATAAAAAGTTTCAGAAAGCCGCACAAGACGAAGGGCTTGTCTTTTTTTCGACTCCGTTGTGTGTAAGTTCTTTACATCTTCTTGCAAATCTGAAAGTTCCCGCGATCAAAATCGCGAGCGGAGACGTGACGAACAAAACCCTTTTGGAAGAAACGGCTCGGACAAAACTTCCCGTAATTCTTTCCTCCGGAGCCGCGGACTTTTTCGAACTCAGCCGTGCGATTTCTTTTTTGGAACAGGAAGGAACCGATAAACTCTGCCTATTACACTGCGTTTCGTTGTATCCGACTCCTCCTGAAAAAGCGAATCTCAAAGTAGTCGAAACATTCAAAAATCTTTATACGTTCCCCGTGGGATTTTCGGATCATACCGCGGGAAGTATCGCCGCAAGCGTCGCGGTTTCCTTAGGCGCGTCCATGATCGAAAAACATTTCACGTTGGATAAGAATCTGGACGGACCCGATCACGGAATTTCGGCGAACCCGGAAGAACTCAAAGCGGTTTGTGAGAACGCTCTGATCGCCTGGAAGATGAAAGGAAACGGAGAAAAAAAACCTTGGCCCGATGAAGTAAACGGAAGATTTTTCGGAAGAAGAGCCCTTTACGCGGACGCAAAAGGTGCGCCGATCGCCCTTAGACCCGATCTCACACAAAAGGATAAACAATATCTGGATTCCTGGGAAACCGAAAAAACGAATCGATTGAAGGCGGAACCGGGCAAACCCTTTCATGTATAA